A genomic segment from Deltaproteobacteria bacterium CG11_big_fil_rev_8_21_14_0_20_49_13 encodes:
- a CDS encoding polyprenyl synthetase, whose product MDLKKYLSEKKTLVDKAIEEYFSKECGASPKLKEAMLYSLRAGGKRLRPVLVMAACEACGGKAADSTPAALALEMIHTFSLVHDDLPAMDDDDLRRGQPTSHKKFGGATAILAGDALLAEAFSCLSSCVVRCASCVQIINDIANATGARGMTGGQELDLEAEGKKVSYEELKNIHKLKTGALIEVSITSGAKVAGAKDDKLSTLKKYGEAIGLAFQITDDILDVEGTTEQLGKPAKSDIENEKATYPAILGIEKSKKLAKDLVDKAYSALAGFDSRADPLRDIARYILTRKS is encoded by the coding sequence ATGGATCTCAAAAAATATCTGTCAGAAAAGAAGACGTTGGTTGACAAGGCCATTGAAGAGTATTTTTCAAAAGAGTGCGGCGCCTCGCCAAAATTGAAAGAGGCGATGCTTTATAGCCTTCGCGCCGGCGGAAAGAGGCTACGTCCCGTACTTGTGATGGCCGCATGCGAGGCGTGCGGCGGCAAGGCCGCCGATTCAACGCCGGCGGCTCTGGCCCTTGAGATGATACACACCTTCTCACTTGTTCACGACGACCTGCCTGCAATGGACGACGATGATCTAAGGCGCGGTCAGCCGACCAGTCACAAGAAGTTCGGCGGGGCAACGGCCATCTTGGCGGGCGATGCGCTCCTTGCGGAGGCGTTTTCGTGCCTTTCGTCGTGCGTCGTGCGTTGTGCGTCATGCGTCCAGATCATAAATGATATCGCTAATGCGACAGGTGCCCGGGGTATGACAGGAGGTCAGGAGCTGGACCTCGAGGCCGAAGGAAAGAAGGTCTCTTACGAAGAACTTAAGAACATCCATAAACTAAAGACCGGAGCATTGATCGAAGTTTCTATTACAAGCGGCGCTAAAGTAGCCGGCGCCAAAGACGATAAACTTTCAACTCTTAAGAAATATGGAGAGGCGATAGGACTTGCCTTTCAGATAACCGACGACATCCTTGATGTAGAAGGGACGACGGAACAGCTGGGAAAGCCCGCAAAGAGCGATATAGAGAACGAAAAAGCTACCTATCCCGCGATATTAGGAATAGAAAAATCCAAAAAACTTGCTAAAGATCTTGTGGATAAGGCCTACTCTGCCCTCGCCGGATTTGATTCAAGGGCCGATCCTTTGCGCGATATTGCCCGCTACATACTTACCCGTAAGAGTTGA
- a CDS encoding phosphoribosylformylglycinamidine cyclo-ligase yields the protein MPQTYKNAGVDIDAGDHFIDLIAPAAKSTYRKEVLGGVGPFAASFAIDLKKYKEPVLVSSTDGVGTKLKVAIDLGRYDTIGQDLVAMCVNDLICCGAEPLFFLDYFAMGVLKPKDHAPVIEGIARACKYCNCSLIGGETAEMPGMYHGKDFDLAGFSVGVVDKEMAIDGSKVKEGDVLIGVASSGAHSNGYSLVRKVIADSRLKWTDKFEGKTLADLVLEPTKLYPPLVLRLLSNHESRITNHGIKAIAHITGGGLDGNVPRVVPEDLTAIIKIDAWKRPLIFRLLQEKGNVAEEEMRRVFNLGIGLVLAVDKNSADEIQKSIEKFGERCYKLGHIEKRKDKEIIFI from the coding sequence ATGCCTCAAACCTACAAAAATGCCGGCGTAGATATCGATGCCGGCGACCATTTTATCGACCTAATAGCGCCGGCCGCAAAATCGACCTACAGGAAAGAGGTTTTGGGAGGCGTTGGCCCCTTTGCCGCAAGCTTCGCCATTGACCTCAAAAAATATAAGGAGCCGGTTCTTGTAAGCTCGACCGACGGGGTCGGAACAAAGCTCAAGGTGGCGATAGATTTAGGCAGATACGACACTATAGGCCAAGACCTCGTTGCCATGTGCGTTAACGACCTTATCTGTTGCGGCGCGGAACCCCTTTTCTTCCTAGACTACTTTGCAATGGGGGTGCTCAAGCCAAAAGATCATGCTCCGGTCATCGAGGGGATCGCCCGCGCCTGCAAATATTGCAATTGCTCTTTGATAGGCGGCGAAACTGCGGAGATGCCCGGGATGTATCACGGAAAAGACTTCGACCTCGCTGGTTTTTCAGTGGGCGTTGTAGACAAGGAGATGGCGATAGACGGAAGCAAGGTAAAAGAAGGTGACGTTCTGATAGGCGTCGCCAGCTCCGGCGCCCACAGCAACGGTTATTCTCTGGTAAGAAAGGTAATCGCTGATTCACGCCTTAAATGGACCGATAAGTTCGAAGGAAAGACGCTCGCCGATCTCGTTCTTGAACCGACCAAACTATATCCACCGCTCGTCCTCCGCCTCCTTTCGAATCACGAATCACGAATCACGAATCACGGCATTAAGGCCATAGCCCACATAACCGGAGGCGGGCTTGATGGTAACGTCCCGCGCGTGGTCCCTGAAGACCTCACAGCGATCATCAAGATCGACGCGTGGAAAAGACCTCTTATCTTCAGGCTCCTTCAGGAAAAGGGAAATGTTGCCGAAGAAGAGATGCGGCGCGTTTTTAATCTAGGAATAGGGCTTGTGCTTGCGGTCGACAAAAATTCTGCCGATGAGATCCAAAAGAGCATCGAAAAGTTCGGAGAGAGGTGCTATAAACTAGGTCATATTGAAAAAAGGAAAGATAAAGAGATAATTTTTATCTAA
- a CDS encoding phosphoribosylglycinamide formyltransferase has translation MAKLPIAVLVSGSGSNLQAIIDASQNGSLNAEIRVVISNRPDAFAMTRCEKHGITSVVHEGKAYPTKNVFENAIIKTIKDSGAELICLAGFMKILSPAFIKTFGGKILNIHPALLPSFPGLHGQKQALNHGVKIAGCTVHFVDDGVDAGPIILQAAVPVENNDTEETLSARILKEEHKLYPKAIELFADKKLKIQGRRVLISE, from the coding sequence ATGGCAAAATTACCGATAGCTGTCCTTGTTTCCGGTTCAGGCTCGAACCTTCAGGCGATAATCGACGCCTCACAGAACGGTTCGCTAAACGCCGAAATCAGGGTAGTTATAAGCAATAGACCGGACGCGTTTGCGATGACACGCTGCGAAAAACATGGCATTACGTCGGTCGTTCATGAAGGGAAGGCCTACCCCACAAAAAACGTGTTCGAAAATGCGATCATCAAGACGATAAAAGATTCCGGTGCTGAGCTTATCTGCCTCGCCGGCTTCATGAAGATTTTATCACCTGCCTTCATCAAGACCTTCGGCGGTAAGATCCTGAACATCCACCCCGCCCTTCTTCCGAGTTTCCCGGGACTTCACGGGCAAAAGCAGGCGCTTAACCACGGTGTCAAGATCGCCGGATGCACGGTTCACTTCGTGGATGATGGGGTAGACGCCGGTCCAATAATCCTTCAGGCGGCGGTGCCCGTCGAGAACAACGACACAGAAGAAACTCTTTCAGCTCGCATTCTAAAGGAAGAACACAAGCTCTACCCAAAGGCCATAGAGCTTTTTGCCGATAAAAAATTAAAGATCCAGGGCCGAAGAGTGTTGATAAGTGAGTGA